The following nucleotide sequence is from Pseudomonadota bacterium.
GGTTAATGCGGCGGGTAGCACGATCGAGTCCGGTGCCGTCTATGAATAGGCCAACTATGCGCCTCTCTTTCTTTTTGATGAAACCACCACCTAACTCTTCGTACTTCATATATTCCTAGTGCTCGTAACCGTTTAGTTATCCTCGGCCGATGAATCGCAGTTCCCAGTCAAGGTGTTACTACGACTATTGGCGAAGTGCGCCCGTCTACTCAATATAGTTTGTGTTGCTGTGAACAGGTGCTGTTATACACCCTCCGGCTGGCTATGTCGAATCAGGGGCTAAGCCGCGAACCGTTAGCGCACCTCGACCTTAGTTCCAACCCGTACGAGCTCAAAGATTCTATTCATGTCTTGGGGGGCTATGCGCAGTCCTCCCAGCTCCAGGGTTCCTACTGGACCACTGTGGAGCGGGGTCTGTTCGTTCAGAAAGAGCGCCTGCTTGCCAAGCGCCCCACGTTTGAAACGATCCTTACTGCCCTCTGCTGGGACTCGCATGGAGCGCTGTTTGAAGTAGGTGTTTGGTGCGTACCAGAGCGGATTGGCTTGCTTGAGAGCCACTGTATAACTCCCGGGGCGCAGAGTGCTGGCAACCTGAGCGTTGACCGTTATCGGTGTGCTGTCAGGGCTCTCAAGAGAGAGCTTTCCAGCACTCCGATTGATTCGAACGATCGTATATGGGGAGCTTGAACTGTGTATTTGAGCGATCGAACCGAGACGGGAACGGTCGCCGCTTGAGAGTTTTATCGGGGGCAGAGGCCTAGAGATAGCGAGCGTCCCGTCCATAAGCCACTCGCGATCATCGCTAGATGCCTGTCCTGTCAGTGGGGAGAGTATCGAACATCCTGAGGTAGCAAGGGTGAGCCAGAGCCCGAACAGGAGCATAGCTAGGGGCCTAATCTGAAGGCTCCTGCTACAGCTCAAATGTGAGTAACTCATGCTAAACATATGGCACAACATCTTGTCCTTATCCGGTGTCGAAATTATGGCACTACGTTATGATGCAAGAGAGGCGTTACAGGATTGGCTAAGTGCTACCAGTTACTAAGTGACATGTTGCAAACTGCGGTTGTTTTCTCGCATCTCAGTTAATTCAACTGGTTATAACGTTTTGGCGGCTTAGAGCTACCTCCTGAGCCCCTGGCTAGCTTGCCTATAGGTGGTACTTAGGCTGTACTACAGGACGATTATGCTTAGCCGCCTATTTCAGACTATTATTTTAGTAACAGCCCTCAGCACCTCAGTTGGGTGCGGATTTGTCACGAGCGGGCAGGGTGGACACCCTCTATCTAGTAACAACGTCCTGCTGCCTAGTGGTGAACAGACTGACTTCGGCCGTACTAAATCTCCGCAACAGATCTCAGTTCAGTCAGCACGGGTGCTTCCAAAGCCAGATCTTGGTGTGACCCCTGAGGTGCAGGTTGAGCTAAATCGTTTTATGACCGCAGACAGAGGTACGGTTGTAA
It contains:
- a CDS encoding L,D-transpeptidase → MSYSHLSCSRSLQIRPLAMLLFGLWLTLATSGCSILSPLTGQASSDDREWLMDGTLAISRPLPPIKLSSGDRSRLGSIAQIHSSSSPYTIVRINRSAGKLSLESPDSTPITVNAQVASTLRPGSYTVALKQANPLWYAPNTYFKQRSMRVPAEGSKDRFKRGALGKQALFLNEQTPLHSGPVGTLELGGLRIAPQDMNRIFELVRVGTKVEVR